A window of Pomacea canaliculata isolate SZHN2017 linkage group LG3, ASM307304v1, whole genome shotgun sequence contains these coding sequences:
- the LOC112559545 gene encoding uncharacterized protein LOC112559545: MRVPTWSLLCSLLVAKLPHGEAVTSIVLHPTKTATTEAALIVVPGASISGEAYRPLAESIQQACPLKLWVVLLTGFLLNTPNPLELHGAISSALDTLHQQGMTSSNIFVAGHSLGGVFVGMEGKSNASKYKGILLFASYLTRDMPLATYPLPVLTISGDLDGQTRITRIADEFELLREKGNEGGVYRCHHQRYLDQFLLLLQAARGHGGQNRSHVYSTPVIVMRGVNHAQFASGAMPKQVVTHDLTPEVTSQAAYTLIAKHTSAFLVATLRAPQAALAQARADWMQPTATPPLLSMKSTEANAQNSDKWAVQTQLLEAGSTQHQITVTNTILSNLDSFLASKPSLHTAGTSVTVATFTHVNYPSNLLDISTVPSSPQSLMIKMKSREAIQAVSPGSHATAVPTCKSLNQAAFTLALNSSSADAQRRFKAKGRPIIFNDDDNMTTGLQWSSAELGLHEDDHGLRVTSPSLKTSLHEFIEALSGMHYCTVLAPYRAMEWIYVDSLRAHAV; encoded by the exons ATGCGAGTCCCGACGTGGAGTCTGCTGTGCTCACTGCTGGTGGCAAAACTCCCCCATGGCGAGGCCGTGACGTCTATCGTCCTCCATCCGACGAAAACAGCAACGACAGAAGCTGCTCTTATCGTTGTCCCTGGAGCCTCCATCAGCGGGGAGGCATACAGACCCCTGG CGGAAAGCATTCAGCAGGCGTGTCCCCTAAAGCTGTGGGTGGTTCTGCTGACGGGCTTCCTCCTCAACACACCCAACCCCCTCGAGCTACATGGTGCCATCAGTTCCGCCCTCGACACGCTTCACCAGCAGGGCATGACGTCCAGCAACATCTTCGTCGCTGGTCACAGCTTGGGAG GAGTGTTTGTGGGGATGGAGGGAAAATCCAATGCCAGCAAATACAAGGGCATCCTGCTGTTTGCCTCTTACCTAACTAGAGACATGCCCCTCGCCACCTACCCCCTACCCGTGCTGACCATTTCCGGTGACTTGGATGGACAGACTCGCATCACGAGGATTGCCGATGAATTTGA ACTACTCCGTGAAAAGGGCAACGAAGGAGGAGTTTACAGGTGTCATCACCAGCGTTATCTTGACCAATTCCTTCTCTTGTTACAGGCAGCTAGAGGCCATGGCGGCCAAAACAGGAGCCACGTCTACAGTACCCCTGTCATCGTCATGCGCGGTGTCAACCACGCCCAGTTTGCTTCCGGTGCAATGCCCAAGCAAGTCGTCACGCACGATCTGACCCCAGAAGTCACCTCGCAGGCTGCCTACACCCTCATAGCTAAACACACCTCGGCATTCCTGGTAGCCACCCTGCGTGCGCCACAGGCAGCCCTTGCACAGGCCCGTGCAGATTGGATGCAGCCTACAGCGACACCT CCCCTCCTGTCCATGAAGTCGACTGAGGCCAACGCTCAGAATTCTGACAAATGGGCCGTCCAGACACAGCTGCTGGAGGCAGGATCCACCCAGCATCAAATCACG GTCACTAACACAATTCTGTCCAACTTGGACTCCTTCTTGGCCAGCAAACCTAGCCTCCATACAGCTGGCACCAGCGTGACTGTAGCCACCTTTACCCATGTGAATTATCCAAGCAACCTACTGGACATCTCCACAGTACCCAGCTCCCCCCAGTCACTCATGATCAAGATGAAATCTAGGGAGGCAATCCAGGCGGTGTCGCCGGGAAGTCACGCAACCGCAGTCCCTACATGCAAAAGTCTTAATCAG GCAGCGTTCACACTAGCTTTGAACTCCTCGTCTGCCGACGCTCAGAGGCGCTTTAAGGCCAAGGGTCGACCGATCATCTTCAACGATGATGACAACATGACGACAGGCTTACAGTGGTCCTCAGCTGAGTTGGGTTTGCATGAGGATGACCATGGGCTGAGAGTGACATCTCCTTCCCTGAAGACGTCCCTGCACGAGTTTATAGAAGCGTTGTCAGGCATGCACTACTGCACGGTGCTGGCTCCCTACCGCGCCATGGAGTGGATTTACGTGGATTCCCTGAGGGCCCACGCAGTGTGA